From Halorubrum salinarum, the proteins below share one genomic window:
- a CDS encoding flagellar protein G — MASVPVSHLILFIASLVIAAGVVGTITTGVDRVSAAVDDAGLDATEQLRTDVTIISDPSAGVYNASGDQNVTLLIKNTGTYRLAPDGSDLDVVFDGAYVRPDAISGELVSADGANAWSRGDVLRLTIDTNQIDGSDGLADGDHRVFLSVNGDEELFQFRVEGGN, encoded by the coding sequence ATGGCCAGCGTCCCCGTCTCGCACCTCATCCTGTTCATCGCCAGCCTGGTGATCGCCGCCGGCGTCGTCGGCACGATCACCACCGGCGTCGACCGGGTGAGCGCGGCCGTCGACGACGCCGGCCTCGACGCGACCGAGCAGCTCCGGACCGACGTGACGATCATCTCGGACCCCAGCGCGGGGGTGTACAACGCGAGCGGCGACCAGAACGTCACGCTGTTGATAAAGAACACCGGTACGTATCGGTTGGCGCCCGACGGCTCCGACCTCGACGTCGTCTTCGACGGCGCGTACGTCCGGCCGGATGCCATCTCCGGGGAGCTCGTCTCCGCGGACGGCGCGAACGCGTGGAGCCGTGGCGACGTGCTCCGGCTCACGATCGACACCAACCAGATCGACGGCTCCGACGGGCTCGCCGACGGCGACCACCGGGTGTTCCTCTCGGTGAACGGCGACGAGGAGCTGTTCCAGTTCCGCGTGGAGGGGGGTAACTGA
- a CDS encoding flagellin codes for MGVSVSASTAIIVAGLFFAFTTFYPVAANGLDRVSDAQHGVNERALERQNTEFAVTNATFNTTTDTLTVNATNEGAVGLVAGDATLVVGNEYVDVGGPNATTTVDGDGDTALWLGDETLTVRVSQGDTTTTIGEGTRVVLVVESGVRDAATVTEVSA; via the coding sequence ATGGGCGTTAGCGTCTCCGCGTCCACGGCCATCATCGTCGCGGGGCTGTTCTTCGCGTTCACGACGTTCTACCCCGTGGCGGCCAACGGGCTCGACCGCGTCTCCGACGCCCAGCACGGCGTCAACGAGCGCGCGCTCGAACGGCAGAACACCGAGTTCGCGGTGACGAACGCGACGTTCAACACGACGACCGACACCCTCACCGTCAACGCCACCAACGAGGGGGCGGTCGGCCTCGTCGCCGGCGACGCGACGCTCGTGGTCGGCAACGAGTACGTCGACGTGGGCGGGCCGAACGCCACCACGACGGTCGACGGCGACGGCGACACCGCGCTCTGGCTCGGCGACGAGACGCTCACCGTGCGGGTTTCGCAGGGCGACACGACCACGACGATCGGGGAGGGCACGCGCGTCGTCCTCGTCGTCGAGTCCGGCGTCCGCGACGCCGCGACCGTGACGGAGGTGAGCGCGTAG